One window from the genome of Myxococcales bacterium encodes:
- a CDS encoding enoyl-CoA hydratase/isomerase family protein, protein MSYANILVEVHGPLGVLTINRPAQRNALSAAVLAELEAGVIELEANPAVRVVALAGAGPKAFVAGADIAEMAAMNSEQAQAFSQRGSQLGKAIERSRVPYVALVHGVALGGGCELALACDFIYATPAAKFGQPEVKLGVIPGFGGTQRLLRRVGLAKAKELCLTGDVITAEEALRIGLVDALVPDSELRTAADALAARIALNAPLAVAACKRVLDSGQSMALDEGLRVETQAFGHLFSSRDQREGMAAFLEKRVPAYTGS, encoded by the coding sequence ATGTCATACGCCAATATCTTGGTTGAGGTTCATGGGCCGCTTGGCGTGCTAACGATCAATCGGCCCGCGCAACGCAACGCGCTGTCTGCCGCCGTGCTCGCCGAACTTGAAGCCGGCGTGATCGAGCTCGAAGCTAACCCAGCCGTGCGCGTCGTCGCCTTGGCTGGCGCGGGGCCCAAGGCCTTCGTCGCGGGCGCGGATATCGCAGAGATGGCCGCCATGAATAGCGAGCAGGCGCAGGCGTTTTCGCAACGCGGCAGTCAGCTCGGCAAGGCCATCGAGCGCTCGCGCGTGCCCTATGTCGCGCTCGTGCATGGCGTCGCGCTCGGCGGCGGCTGCGAGCTGGCGCTGGCTTGTGACTTTATCTATGCCACGCCCGCTGCCAAATTCGGCCAACCCGAGGTCAAGCTCGGCGTGATTCCTGGCTTTGGCGGCACGCAGCGCCTGCTTCGCCGCGTTGGCCTCGCCAAGGCCAAGGAACTCTGCCTCACCGGCGACGTCATCACCGCCGAAGAGGCGTTGCGCATCGGCCTCGTCGATGCGTTGGTGCCCGACAGCGAGCTGCGCACGGCCGCGGACGCGCTCGCCGCCCGCATCGCGCTCAATGCGCCACTGGCCGTCGCGGCCTGCAAGCGCGTGCTCGATAGCGGCCAATCGATGGCGCTCGACGAAGGCCTGCGCGTCGAGACGCAGGCCTTTGGCCATTTGTTTTCCAGTCGCGATCAACGCGAGGGCATGGCGGCGTTTCTCGAGAAACGCGTGCCCGCCTACACCGGGTCGTAA
- a CDS encoding 3-hydroxybutyryl-CoA dehydrogenase (converts (S)-3-hydroxybutanoyl-CoA to 3-acetoacetyl-CoA), with protein sequence MSAQISKLGVVGTGQMGQGIAQVAAQAGLDVIMVDISPELAQAAVSKLGKTLARLVEKGKLTAELASAATARVTAGQGHSSLSACDFVIEAAPENEALKLEIFASLGRLVRPEAILASNTSSISITKLAAASGRADRVIGMHFMNPVPLMKLVEIVRGLPTSDATFHTTEALAARFGKTSISARDIPGFIVNRVLIPLINEACFGLYEGLGSAADIDTGARLGLNHPMGPLELADLIGLDTVLAIAEVLHHELGDTKYRACPLLRQYVAAGWVGKKAGRGFYRYDENGQKIG encoded by the coding sequence GTGAGCGCGCAAATCAGCAAGCTCGGCGTCGTCGGCACCGGCCAGATGGGGCAGGGCATCGCGCAGGTTGCGGCGCAGGCCGGGCTTGACGTCATCATGGTTGATATCTCACCGGAGTTGGCGCAGGCCGCGGTGAGCAAGCTCGGCAAGACGCTGGCGCGCCTGGTTGAAAAAGGCAAACTCACGGCGGAGCTTGCCAGCGCCGCCACGGCGCGCGTGACCGCGGGGCAGGGCCACAGCTCGCTGTCGGCCTGCGACTTCGTCATTGAGGCCGCACCCGAAAACGAAGCGCTCAAGCTCGAAATATTTGCCAGCCTTGGCCGGTTGGTGCGCCCCGAAGCCATCTTGGCGTCAAACACCTCATCGATTTCGATCACTAAATTGGCCGCGGCGTCAGGCCGGGCCGACCGCGTCATCGGCATGCATTTCATGAACCCGGTGCCACTGATGAAATTAGTCGAAATCGTCCGCGGCTTGCCAACCAGCGACGCGACGTTTCACACCACGGAGGCGCTCGCGGCCCGCTTCGGCAAGACCTCCATTTCGGCGCGCGACATCCCCGGCTTCATCGTCAACCGCGTGCTGATTCCGCTCATCAACGAGGCGTGCTTTGGCTTGTACGAGGGCCTCGGCAGCGCCGCTGACATCGATACCGGTGCGCGCCTGGGCCTCAATCACCCGATGGGGCCGCTCGAGCTCGCCGACCTCATCGGCCTCGATACGGTGCTCGCGATCGCCGAGGTGCTGCATCACGAACTCGGCGACACCAAGTATCGCGCGTGTCCGTTGCTGCGGCAGTACGTCGCCGCGGGATGGGTCGGCAAAAAGGCCGGCCGCGGCTTCTACCGCTACGACGAAAACGGCCAGAAAATCGGCTGA
- a CDS encoding acetyl-CoA C-acyltransferase, translating into MNDVVIVAAARTAIGSFLGALTTATAPTLGAAAIKGAAARAKLAAAEVGLVHMGSVLQAGLGQAPARQALIKAGLAQSTPAVTVNKVCGSGLEAVISAARAIALGDVAVAIAGGMESMSNAPHLVAGARSGFKMGNFQAVDSMVHDGLWDPYNNQHMGNCGELCAKEHNITRQAQDEFAAESYRRALAAQKDGRFAGEIVPVAIASKAGEVEVVLDEEPGRGNIEKLPGLRPAFAKDGTITAGNASSLNDGAAALVLMSAQEAARRGLPVLAKIVASGYHAQAPEWFTTAPAAAIKSALTKAGWDAASVDLWEINEAFAVVSLINNQMLALDPAKVNVWGGAVALGHPIGASGARILVTLLSAMAQRGVKRGGASLCIGGGEGIALLVERP; encoded by the coding sequence ATGAATGACGTCGTAATTGTTGCCGCCGCGCGAACCGCGATTGGCTCGTTTTTGGGTGCCTTGACGACTGCCACCGCGCCAACGCTCGGCGCCGCGGCGATCAAGGGTGCCGCGGCGCGCGCGAAGCTCGCGGCCGCTGAGGTTGGCCTTGTGCATATGGGTTCGGTGCTGCAAGCCGGCCTGGGACAGGCACCCGCGCGGCAAGCGTTGATCAAGGCAGGCTTGGCGCAAAGCACGCCGGCGGTGACGGTCAACAAGGTGTGCGGCTCGGGTCTCGAAGCCGTGATCTCGGCGGCGCGCGCGATCGCGCTCGGCGATGTTGCGGTTGCCATTGCGGGCGGCATGGAGTCGATGTCGAACGCGCCGCACCTCGTGGCCGGCGCGCGCAGTGGCTTTAAGATGGGAAATTTTCAGGCGGTCGATTCCATGGTGCACGATGGCCTGTGGGATCCGTACAACAATCAGCACATGGGAAATTGCGGCGAGCTGTGCGCCAAAGAGCACAACATCACGCGCCAGGCGCAAGACGAATTCGCGGCCGAGAGCTATCGCCGCGCGCTCGCCGCGCAAAAAGATGGGCGGTTTGCCGGTGAGATCGTGCCGGTCGCCATTGCCAGCAAGGCCGGCGAGGTCGAGGTAGTTCTCGACGAGGAGCCTGGTCGCGGCAACATCGAAAAGCTCCCGGGCTTGCGCCCCGCGTTCGCCAAAGACGGCACCATCACCGCCGGCAATGCGTCGTCGCTTAACGATGGCGCGGCGGCCTTGGTCTTGATGTCGGCGCAGGAGGCGGCGCGCCGCGGGCTGCCCGTGCTGGCAAAAATCGTCGCGTCGGGTTACCACGCGCAAGCGCCCGAATGGTTCACCACGGCGCCGGCCGCGGCGATTAAGTCTGCGCTGACCAAGGCAGGCTGGGACGCCGCCTCGGTCGACCTGTGGGAAATCAACGAAGCCTTCGCGGTTGTGTCGCTGATCAACAATCAGATGCTTGCGCTCGACCCGGCCAAAGTCAACGTCTGGGGCGGCGCGGTCGCGCTCGGGCACCCCATCGGCGCCTCCGGCGCGCGCATCTTGGTGACCCTGCTATCGGCGATGGCGCAACGCGGGGTGAAGCGCGGTGGCGCCTCGCTTTGCATCGGCGGCGGCGAAGGCATCGCGCTACTTGTGGAGCGCCCGTGA
- a CDS encoding cysteine desulfurase, whose amino-acid sequence MRIYLDYNASAPVLPEVVTAVLAATSQLGNPSSIHAEGRATRQLVEHSRAQVAQLLDATSDEVVFTSGGTEAIALGAIGLARCARDRGAASLVLVCATVHPAVRGALAQLALEGFQVQTLPVDEAGRLQPFAAARAALVAISAANHETGVVQPLAQVRAWAGDSPLFVDAVQWAGKRALSEVVAVADAASISAHKFGGPKGVGALWVKAGWPLAAVMPGGNQERQRRPGTENLAGIAGMAAAAKCVPARLALAGEISAVAASLEASARAIAGAHINGGHAERIGNTVNVRFDGARGDAIAMALDVAGIAVSNGAACTSGSVKPSPVLLAMGQDDAMARAAVRFSLGPGTTQDDVRRVMEVLPGIVARARQFG is encoded by the coding sequence ATGCGGATCTATTTGGACTACAATGCGAGCGCGCCCGTCTTGCCCGAGGTGGTCACCGCCGTCCTCGCGGCCACCTCTCAGCTCGGCAATCCCTCCTCGATCCATGCTGAGGGACGCGCGACTAGGCAGCTCGTCGAGCACAGCCGCGCGCAGGTTGCGCAGCTTCTCGACGCCACGTCGGATGAGGTCGTCTTTACCAGCGGTGGGACCGAGGCCATTGCGCTCGGCGCGATTGGGCTCGCGCGTTGTGCGCGCGATCGCGGCGCGGCGTCGCTGGTGCTTGTCTGCGCGACCGTGCATCCAGCGGTGCGGGGCGCCCTAGCCCAACTCGCGCTGGAGGGCTTCCAGGTGCAAACGCTGCCCGTGGATGAGGCGGGCCGCTTGCAACCCTTTGCGGCGGCGCGCGCCGCCTTGGTTGCGATCTCGGCGGCGAATCACGAAACGGGCGTGGTGCAACCGTTGGCGCAGGTGCGTGCCTGGGCGGGCGATTCGCCGCTGTTTGTCGACGCGGTGCAGTGGGCGGGCAAGCGCGCCTTGAGCGAGGTCGTTGCCGTGGCCGATGCCGCGTCTATCTCGGCGCACAAGTTTGGCGGGCCCAAGGGCGTCGGCGCGCTGTGGGTAAAAGCTGGCTGGCCTCTGGCAGCGGTGATGCCAGGCGGCAACCAAGAGCGACAGCGCAGGCCCGGCACCGAGAATCTCGCGGGCATTGCGGGCATGGCCGCTGCCGCGAAGTGCGTCCCGGCGCGTTTGGCTCTGGCAGGGGAAATCAGCGCGGTCGCCGCGTCGCTGGAGGCCTCTGCTCGTGCCATCGCCGGCGCCCACATTAACGGTGGGCATGCCGAGCGGATTGGCAACACCGTCAACGTTCGCTTTGACGGTGCGCGCGGCGACGCGATCGCGATGGCGCTTGATGTCGCGGGCATCGCGGTCTCCAACGGGGCGGCGTGCACCTCGGGCTCCGTCAAGCCGTCGCCGGTTTTACTCGCCATGGGTCAGGATGACGCGATGGCGCGCGCGGCCGTGCGCTTTAGCCTCGGGCCTGGCACGACGCAAGATGACGTTCGCCGCGTGATGGAGGTGCTGCCTGGCATTGTCGCCCGCGCCCGCCAATTCGGCTGA
- a CDS encoding DUF2520 domain-containing protein, which produces MKTKQPTVFVIGAGVVATAMAGALRRGGVPVLGLWARNAHEARVAAAAAGVAAYASPPDRLLECDAVIIAVSDDAIAEVAARVVATGLITTRHTLIPCSGATAAAAAFGELAARVGGVATMHPLAAIAAGRVGMTQLHGLAFGVEGTPHGVAVVHQLVAALAGRALTLSSSQMARYHLAASFGSNFVVTLLDQAVLLFTQAGLAAADAQQAAAALAAGAIGNVRDKGSAAGLTGPIMRGDVHTVQRHLEALSDAPAVRQLYVALARATAVLAQRGGLPPAQAAQIEQLLSDKA; this is translated from the coding sequence GTGAAGACGAAACAACCTACCGTATTTGTGATCGGCGCCGGCGTCGTCGCTACCGCGATGGCCGGTGCGCTCCGTCGAGGCGGCGTGCCGGTGCTTGGCCTGTGGGCACGCAACGCTCATGAAGCGCGCGTTGCTGCCGCTGCTGCCGGCGTCGCGGCGTACGCCTCGCCGCCGGATCGCTTGCTTGAATGCGATGCGGTGATCATCGCGGTCAGCGATGATGCAATCGCCGAGGTTGCCGCGCGCGTCGTGGCCACCGGGCTTATCACCACACGGCACACCCTCATCCCTTGTTCAGGCGCTACCGCGGCGGCCGCCGCTTTTGGCGAGCTCGCGGCGCGCGTCGGTGGCGTCGCCACCATGCATCCCTTGGCTGCTATCGCGGCAGGTCGCGTCGGCATGACGCAACTGCACGGGCTCGCCTTTGGCGTGGAGGGCACGCCCCATGGCGTGGCGGTCGTGCATCAACTCGTCGCCGCGCTCGCGGGGCGCGCCTTGACCTTGTCGTCGAGTCAGATGGCGCGCTATCACCTCGCGGCTAGCTTTGGCTCGAATTTCGTCGTGACCTTGCTTGACCAAGCGGTTCTCCTTTTTACGCAAGCAGGCCTCGCCGCCGCTGACGCCCAACAGGCCGCCGCGGCGCTCGCGGCCGGCGCCATTGGCAATGTTCGCGACAAAGGCAGCGCGGCCGGCCTAACCGGACCCATCATGCGCGGCGACGTGCACACGGTACAGCGTCATCTTGAAGCGCTGTCGGATGCGCCCGCGGTGAGGCAGCTCTACGTCGCGCTGGCGCGCGCGACCGCGGTGCTCGCGCAGCGCGGCGGCTTGCCGCCGGCGCAGGCCGCGCAAATCGAGCAACTGCTGAGCGATAAGGCGTAG
- a CDS encoding nicotinate-nicotinamide nucleotide adenylyltransferase, producing MRIGLFGGSFNPPHVCHQLATVVALECGPFDEVWWVPAYRHALGKDLAPFADRLAMCQLATAALGPRVRVREDEAQIFADGSPSHTLVLLHHLLRAAAGGASNSFRLLIGSDILRETAAWHRWDEVAALAPPWVIPRQDFIASDDATLSAHQGAPVALPAVASREIRSQLQASGRAAGLPHGVAAYIVQHGLYR from the coding sequence ATGCGGATAGGCTTGTTTGGCGGCAGCTTTAATCCGCCGCACGTGTGCCATCAGCTCGCCACCGTGGTCGCGCTCGAGTGTGGCCCATTTGACGAGGTGTGGTGGGTGCCAGCCTATCGCCACGCTTTGGGCAAGGACCTCGCGCCCTTTGCAGATCGGCTGGCCATGTGCCAGCTGGCCACGGCGGCGCTCGGGCCACGCGTGCGGGTACGCGAAGATGAGGCGCAGATTTTTGCCGATGGATCGCCCAGCCATACGCTGGTGCTCTTGCACCACCTGTTGCGCGCTGCCGCGGGAGGGGCGTCCAATTCATTTCGCCTGCTGATCGGTTCGGACATTTTGCGCGAGACGGCGGCCTGGCATCGATGGGATGAGGTCGCGGCGCTTGCACCGCCATGGGTCATCCCGCGGCAAGACTTTATTGCCAGCGATGACGCCACCTTGTCAGCTCACCAAGGCGCACCGGTGGCGCTGCCGGCGGTGGCGTCGCGCGAGATTCGGTCGCAATTGCAGGCGAGCGGCCGCGCCGCAGGCTTGCCGCATGGCGTGGCAGCCTATATCGTGCAACACGGGCTCTACCGGTGA
- a CDS encoding DUF1343 domain-containing protein produces MAVRTGLDKVAAGGLAWLAGKRIGLIANPSAITAGYVHAIDVLRGQSTIAALFGPEHGLRGDAQDMISVAGERDPKTGGAVHSLYGHTYETLTPTAAALQGLDALVFDIQDVGSRYYTFVWTMVLAMRAAAAARIPFVVLDRPNPLGGARVEGGAIAPGYESFVGLVSCANRHGLTAGEIARWRAAAEQLDVDLRIVAMDGWRRAMYFEDTGLPWVMPSPNMPMVDTAVVYPGMCLVEGTEASEGRGTTRPFELFGAPFCDGEDLARELTSYRLPGCVFRATGIRPAFQKHAGVVCGAVQLHVTDRRTFLPYLTGVAALRALRCVGGDRFAWRVRAYEFVDTIPAIDLLCGSPMVRTLVDARAPLQDIAATWAGEEVAYAEARRAWLLYD; encoded by the coding sequence ATGGCAGTTCGAACAGGCCTCGACAAAGTCGCCGCCGGTGGGCTGGCGTGGCTCGCCGGCAAGCGCATTGGGCTCATTGCCAATCCAAGCGCCATCACCGCGGGCTATGTCCACGCGATCGATGTGTTGCGGGGGCAATCCACCATCGCGGCGCTATTTGGCCCCGAGCATGGCTTGCGCGGCGATGCGCAAGACATGATTTCCGTCGCGGGGGAGCGCGATCCTAAGACCGGCGGCGCCGTTCATAGCCTCTACGGTCACACCTACGAAACCCTCACGCCGACGGCCGCAGCGCTGCAAGGCCTCGACGCGCTGGTGTTTGACATCCAAGACGTCGGCAGTCGCTATTACACGTTTGTGTGGACGATGGTGCTCGCCATGCGCGCGGCGGCGGCGGCGCGCATTCCCTTTGTCGTGCTCGATAGGCCCAATCCGCTCGGTGGCGCGCGCGTCGAAGGCGGCGCCATCGCGCCCGGCTATGAGTCCTTTGTCGGCCTGGTGTCATGCGCCAACCGGCACGGCCTGACGGCTGGTGAAATCGCGCGTTGGCGCGCCGCCGCGGAACAGCTCGACGTCGACCTGCGCATCGTGGCCATGGATGGCTGGCGCCGCGCGATGTATTTCGAAGACACCGGCCTGCCGTGGGTGATGCCGTCGCCCAATATGCCCATGGTTGATACCGCGGTGGTCTATCCCGGGATGTGCCTCGTCGAAGGCACCGAGGCCTCGGAAGGGCGGGGCACCACGCGGCCTTTCGAGCTCTTCGGCGCGCCATTTTGCGACGGCGAAGATTTAGCGCGCGAGCTGACATCCTACCGCCTGCCGGGTTGCGTCTTCCGTGCCACGGGGATTCGCCCGGCCTTTCAAAAACACGCCGGCGTGGTGTGCGGCGCGGTGCAGCTGCATGTCACCGACCGCCGCACCTTCCTGCCTTACCTCACCGGCGTGGCAGCCTTGCGCGCCCTGCGCTGCGTCGGCGGCGATCGCTTTGCCTGGCGGGTCCGTGCCTATGAATTTGTCGACACGATTCCTGCCATCGATTTGCTATGCGGCAGCCCTATGGTGCGCACGTTGGTCGATGCGCGCGCGCCGCTGCAAGACATCGCCGCCACGTGGGCGGGCGAAGAAGTCGCCTATGCCGAGGCTCGCCGTGCCTGGTTGCTGTACGATTAG
- a CDS encoding cytochrome P460 family protein yields MRANTLTICCLTAIAAYGCGNNDVGVDDADPQLTSLDAIVNLIEDGAYKSWVKEAAIEDGPGPHGDKLVYFDPLVAQSLADGNATHPRGSTLVKELYEANGDLRGFAIAIKDRDEASRDAWVWYEVFGSDYRDPAFWARGTDSCASCHSSGVDYVITALPPM; encoded by the coding sequence ATGCGCGCCAACACACTGACCATCTGCTGCCTAACTGCCATTGCCGCCTACGGGTGCGGCAACAACGACGTCGGGGTCGACGACGCCGATCCACAGCTTACATCGCTCGACGCGATCGTCAATCTCATCGAAGACGGCGCCTATAAGTCCTGGGTTAAAGAGGCGGCCATTGAGGATGGTCCCGGTCCCCATGGCGACAAGCTCGTCTACTTTGACCCGCTGGTCGCACAATCCTTGGCGGACGGCAACGCGACCCACCCACGCGGCAGCACGCTGGTCAAAGAGCTCTATGAGGCCAATGGCGACCTGCGCGGCTTTGCCATCGCCATCAAGGACCGGGACGAAGCCAGCCGCGACGCCTGGGTTTGGTATGAAGTTTTCGGCAGCGACTATCGCGACCCGGCCTTCTGGGCGCGCGGCACCGACTCGTGCGCCAGCTGCCACAGCTCCGGCGTCGACTACGTGATTACGGCGCTGCCACCTATGTGA
- the nusB gene encoding transcription antitermination factor NusB gives MSDATLSRAIKQKARTYALQLLYARDVAHDAGAAAVESDVAPAWAEGFEVDVPPEGVAYAQALCQAVDDRRAEIDASIVQHSRNWRLERMSRIDRNILRLGTAELLAFADTPHGVVINEAIELGKRFGTGESGAFINGILDRIAKGVAGTAVT, from the coding sequence ATGAGTGACGCCACGTTATCGCGCGCGATCAAGCAAAAGGCGCGCACGTACGCCCTGCAACTGTTGTATGCGCGCGATGTCGCGCATGACGCTGGCGCGGCCGCGGTAGAAAGCGACGTGGCGCCGGCGTGGGCGGAAGGGTTTGAGGTTGACGTGCCCCCCGAGGGCGTGGCTTATGCGCAAGCCCTTTGTCAGGCGGTCGACGACCGGCGCGCTGAGATCGACGCGTCGATCGTGCAACACTCGCGGAACTGGCGGCTCGAGCGCATGTCGCGCATCGATCGCAACATCTTGCGCCTGGGCACCGCCGAATTGCTCGCCTTCGCCGACACGCCGCACGGCGTCGTCATCAATGAGGCGATCGAGCTCGGCAAGCGGTTTGGCACCGGCGAATCCGGCGCCTTTATCAATGGCATCCTCGATCGCATCGCCAAGGGCGTTGCCGGCACCGCCGTCACATAG
- a CDS encoding 6,7-dimethyl-8-ribityllumazine synthase, giving the protein MPAQLSGTQDGTGLRVAIVASRFNDVVVEAMVAAASRTCLEKGVKADDLFVIRCPGAWELPGLVGRVLDQGGIDAVVALGAVVRGGTPHFDYVAGETSRGLMALATGMVPVAFGLLTTDTMEQALERAGGAHGNKGHDAALAALEMATLYRALPSAGMGRRR; this is encoded by the coding sequence ATGCCCGCGCAACTGTCAGGAACTCAGGACGGCACCGGGCTGCGCGTCGCCATCGTCGCCAGCCGCTTTAACGACGTCGTCGTCGAAGCGATGGTCGCCGCGGCGTCGCGCACGTGCCTTGAAAAGGGCGTGAAGGCCGACGATTTGTTCGTCATTCGCTGCCCGGGTGCATGGGAGCTACCGGGCCTTGTCGGGCGTGTGCTCGATCAGGGCGGCATCGATGCCGTCGTCGCGTTAGGCGCGGTGGTGCGCGGCGGTACGCCGCATTTTGATTATGTCGCCGGCGAGACGTCGCGCGGCCTAATGGCCCTAGCGACGGGGATGGTGCCGGTGGCGTTTGGCCTCTTGACCACCGATACCATGGAGCAGGCGCTCGAGCGCGCGGGCGGCGCGCACGGCAACAAGGGTCACGATGCGGCGCTCGCCGCGCTAGAGATGGCAACGCTATATCGCGCGCTGCCGAGCGCGGGCATGGGGCGACGGCGATGA
- the ribB gene encoding 3,4-dihydroxy-2-butanone-4-phosphate synthase, with the protein MILDPISRVAKAIEDIKAGRMVILVDDEDRENEGDFVMAASKVTPEAINFMATYGRGLICLAVDGATVDKLELPMMVRENRASMGTAFTVSIEARHGVSTGISAKDRATTILAAIADDAHPRDLVSPGHVFPLRARDGGVLVRTGQTEGSVDLARLAGEKAAGVICEIMRPDGEMARMPELEEVAATHGLLILSVADLIAYRLRHERIVKRTHQLQLRPSWLGPGSPYDVYIYEASVEPTEYAAFVRGDVHAASARGEDILVRVQTTDLLTDAIGSRRETQAAFAAVEAAGIGVVMLVSRPELVHFKRSAEKLAHPSRGAVATQTAGSEALRDFGLGAQVLADVGCKRIMLLSDVERRIVGIEAFGIELVGRKPLLGAA; encoded by the coding sequence ATGATCCTAGATCCCATCTCGCGCGTCGCCAAGGCGATCGAAGACATCAAGGCCGGACGCATGGTCATCTTGGTTGATGACGAAGACCGTGAAAACGAAGGCGACTTTGTCATGGCGGCGTCCAAGGTGACGCCAGAGGCGATCAACTTCATGGCCACCTACGGGCGCGGCCTCATCTGTTTGGCGGTAGATGGCGCCACCGTCGACAAGCTCGAGTTGCCGATGATGGTGCGCGAGAACCGCGCTAGCATGGGCACGGCGTTCACGGTTTCGATCGAGGCCCGTCATGGCGTTTCCACCGGCATCAGCGCCAAGGATCGCGCGACCACGATCTTGGCCGCGATTGCCGACGACGCGCACCCGCGCGATTTGGTCTCGCCCGGTCATGTCTTTCCGCTGCGCGCGCGCGACGGCGGCGTCTTGGTGCGCACGGGGCAGACCGAGGGCTCGGTCGATTTGGCGCGCCTAGCTGGCGAAAAGGCGGCGGGCGTTATCTGCGAGATCATGCGCCCCGATGGCGAGATGGCACGCATGCCCGAGCTCGAAGAAGTGGCGGCGACGCATGGCCTGCTCATCTTGTCGGTGGCCGACCTCATCGCCTATCGCCTGCGTCACGAACGCATCGTCAAGCGCACGCATCAATTGCAGTTGCGCCCCTCGTGGCTCGGGCCTGGCTCGCCCTACGATGTTTATATCTACGAGGCGAGCGTAGAGCCCACTGAATACGCGGCGTTCGTGCGCGGCGACGTGCATGCGGCCTCGGCGCGCGGCGAAGACATCTTGGTGCGCGTGCAAACCACAGATTTGTTAACCGATGCCATAGGTAGCCGGCGTGAGACGCAGGCGGCTTTTGCCGCGGTCGAGGCCGCGGGCATCGGGGTGGTGATGTTGGTGTCGCGCCCTGAGTTGGTGCATTTCAAGCGCTCCGCCGAAAAACTCGCCCATCCAAGCCGCGGCGCCGTGGCGACCCAGACCGCCGGCAGCGAGGCCTTGCGCGATTTTGGCCTGGGGGCGCAGGTGCTCGCCGACGTGGGTTGCAAACGCATCATGCTGCTCTCTGATGTCGAACGGCGCATTGTCGGCATCGAGGCCTTCGGCATCGAGCTCGTCGGCCGCAAGCCGCTCCTGGGCGCAGCGTAG
- a CDS encoding riboflavin synthase gives MFTGLIADVGVLAKAHDAGGAVCFSVRPQAWSVGELTIGESIAHSGVCLTVTAIDAAQGTYDVLLGPETLRCTNLGRAAAGARLNLERAMLASDRLGGHIVAGHIDGVGTVTARQPDGSNLRFDIALAPSLARYVVAKGSIAIDGISLTVNRVSDDDVSVSIIPHTAAATTLGQTHVGDVVNIEVDLIGKYVERLLGEHLPAATKGATS, from the coding sequence GTGTTCACCGGGCTCATTGCGGATGTTGGCGTGCTCGCCAAGGCGCACGACGCTGGGGGCGCGGTGTGCTTTTCGGTGCGCCCGCAGGCGTGGTCGGTTGGCGAGCTGACCATTGGCGAATCGATTGCCCATAGCGGCGTGTGCCTGACCGTGACGGCGATTGACGCCGCGCAAGGCACCTATGACGTGCTGCTGGGGCCCGAAACCTTGCGCTGCACTAACCTTGGTCGCGCGGCGGCGGGTGCCCGCCTGAACCTCGAACGCGCCATGCTCGCCTCGGATCGCCTCGGAGGTCATATCGTCGCCGGCCACATTGATGGCGTAGGCACCGTCACGGCGCGGCAGCCCGACGGCAGCAATCTCCGCTTTGACATTGCGCTGGCGCCCTCGCTTGCACGCTACGTCGTCGCCAAGGGCTCGATTGCTATTGATGGCATCAGCCTAACCGTCAATCGCGTCAGCGATGATGACGTCTCGGTCTCGATCATTCCGCACACCGCGGCCGCTACCACGCTCGGTCAGACCCACGTGGGCGACGTCGTGAACATCGAAGTCGATCTGATCGGCAAGTACGTCGAGCGCTTGCTCGGCGAACACCTGCCCGCCGCCACCAAAGGAGCCACGTCATGA